The following proteins come from a genomic window of Anas platyrhynchos isolate ZD024472 breed Pekin duck chromosome 20, IASCAAS_PekinDuck_T2T, whole genome shotgun sequence:
- the LOC139999182 gene encoding lysophosphatidic acid receptor 1-B-like codes for MTGYSNCSANHTKIWSHYLVLALGIPQLTINIASVIFNCIVIITRMATKDLHKPISILFCNLAFSDLFTSFSGFWISVLFITNPDITIFGSKGILAPYSLYTTSILSTIYNLVSIGIERYLAVSESIRTRFRVTRKHSIAVVLISWILAFSLGCLPLMGWNCLHMGRNLSVLYSPFCVDYLIFITIPNVVAAFIVPLFTYLRIIIILRKRKLRMKACGQATGTYKSAEIQVARTSIFIWVLALVSYAPFFAGVIFDATNHQCPLDLYPSVYIFRNCTAMMITMNCLGNPLIYTLKAKELGAKLKSLRCLSANRVQACAVANI; via the coding sequence ATGACTGGATATTCAAACTGTTCTGCTAACCATACCAAAATTTGGAGTCATTATTTAGTACTTGCCCTGGGCATCCCCCAGCTGACCATTAACATAGCTTCTGTGATCTTCAACTGCATAGTCATCATCACCAGAATGGCGACAAAGGATCTGCACAAGCCTATCTCTATCCTCTTCTGCAATTTGGCTTTTTCTGATCTCTTCACAagtttttctggcttttggaTTTCAGTGCTGTTCATCACCAACCCTGACATTACAATCTTTGGATCCAAGGGTATACTTGCACCTTATTCCTTATATACTACGTCGATTTTATCCACCATCTATAACTTGGTAAGCATTGGAATCGAACGCTATCTGGCTGTGTCTGAAAGTATTAGGACAAGGTTTAGGGTTACTAGAAAACATTCCATAGCTGTAGTTTTAATTAGCTGGATCCTTGCTTTCTCTTTGGGCTGCTTGCCCTTGATGGGGTGGAACTGCTTGCATATGGGAAGAAATCTCTCAGTCCTCTACAGCCCGTTTTGCGTTGACTACCTCATCTTCATCACCATTCCCAACGTTGTGGCGGCTTTTATTGTCCCTCTGTTCACTTACCTCAGAATCATTATCATcctgaggaaaagaaagctcAGAATGAAAGCATGTGGGCAAGCTACCGGCACCTACAAATCCGCCGAAATCCAGGTGGCCAGAACTAGCATTTTTATATGGGTCCTAGCGTTGGTCTCCTATGCTCCTTTCTTTGCGGGAGTCATATTCGATGCGACAAACCACCAGTGCCCCCTCGATCTCTACCCCAGCGTCTACATCTTCCGAAACTGCACGGCCATGATGATCACCATGAACTGTTTGGGGAACCCGCTGATATACACCCTGAAAGCCAAAGAGCTGGGGGCTAAGCTCAAGTCTCTGAGGTGCCTTTCTGCCAACCGTGTACAAGCCTGTGCCGTGGCCAACATCTGA